In one window of Eleutherodactylus coqui strain aEleCoq1 chromosome 10, aEleCoq1.hap1, whole genome shotgun sequence DNA:
- the ENDOG gene encoding endonuclease G, mitochondrial yields the protein MRLHRSLLLSGASLAVGVALGAGLTRWKLQDEAGPKIHYLPIVKAASEVSLPSPSGITRFGLPGLSQLKTRQSHVLSYDSRLRGPAWVLEQLNVDRLQGSANRQGCDFKEDDSVHPYHRATNSDYRGSGFDRGHLAAAANHKWSQKAMDETFILSNVYPQNPNLNQNAWNNLEKSCRGLSKSNKNVYVCTGPLFLPKMEVDGKMYVKYQVIGANHVAVPTHFFKVVVLEKYNGEIELRPYVMPNCPVDDKIPLDRFLVPIESIERASGLLFVPNILKSSNNLKAITAGQK from the exons ATGAGACTTCATCGCAGTCTTCTGCTCTCTGGGGCCTCCCTGGCAGTTGGTGTTGCACTTGGTGCTGGACTGACCagatggaaactacaggatgagGCCGGCCCTAAAATCCATTACCTTCCTATAGTTAAGGCAGCCTCAGAAGTATCTCTGCCCTCTCCCTCTGGGATTACTCGTTTTGGTCTTCCAGGGTTGAGTCAGCTCAAGACCCGCCAATCCCATGTACTGAGCTATGACTCCAGGCTGCGGGGTCCAGcctgggttttggagcagcttaatGTTGACAGATTACAGGGCAGCGCCAACCGGCAGGGCTGTGACTTTAAAGAAGATGATTCTGTGCACCCTTATCACCGAGCCACCAATTCTGACTACCGCGGCAGTGGGTTTGATCGTGGGCATCtggcagctgcagccaatcacaagtgGAGCCAAAAAGCAATGGATGAGACATTCATACTGAGTAATGTGTACCCTCAG AATCCAAACCTTAATCAGAATGCCTGGAATAACCTGGAGAAGTCCTGCCGTGGGCTGTCCAAGAGCAACAAGAACGTGTATGTGTGCACCGGGCCCCTCTTCCTACCAAA AATGGAAGTTGATGGGAAGATGTACGTGAAATACCAAGTTATCGGTGCAAACCACGTTGCCGTCCCCACGCACTTTTTTAAGGTGGTCGTTCTAGAGAAGTACAATGGAGAGATCGAGCTGCGGCCCTATGTGATGCCGAACTGCCCAGTAGATGATAAGATCCCCCTGGATCGGTTCTTGGTCCCTATAGAGAGTATTGAGCGAGCCTCAGGACTACTATTTGTTCCCAATATTCTCAAAAGCTCAAATAACTTGAAGGCCATCACAGCAGGACAGAAGTGA
- the SPOUT1 gene encoding putative methyltransferase C9orf114 homolog: MAEKRARMEEEPEKKVDWIKQNAQRKEQRKKWREAKLLKKLEKAQLQKQREAVKLEPEGEVEKESHGRLYTVSVALPGSIMDNAQSPELRTYLAGQIARACAIFCVDEIVIFDETGEGSKSVEGEFEGIGKKGHACVQLARILQYLECPQYLRKSFFPKHPDLQFAGLLNPLDSPHHVRIDEESKYREGVVLDRPTKPSRGSFVNCGIRKEVQIDKQLQPGLRVTVQMQPDKPDKKVRNGIVVSPQHPRTEDGMYWGYRVRLASCVSAVFTECPFKDGYDLTIGTSERGSGVEDVTLPDFQHALVVFGGLQGLEASVDSDQNLDIEEPSMLFNHYLNTCPGQGSRTIRTEEAILISLTALKPRIENAVQKLKDS; this comes from the exons GAACCTGAAAAGAAAGTAGACTGGATAAAACAGAATGCGCAGA GAAaagagcagagaaaaaaatggagGGAGGCAAAACTGCTGAAAAAGTTAGAGAAGGCGCAACTGCAGAAACAGAGAGAAGCCGTGAAACTGGAGCCGGAGGGAGAAGTGGAGAAGGAGTCGCACG GTCGTCTATATACAGTGAGCGTGGCGTTGCCTGGTTCTATTATGGACAATGCCCAGTCACCGGAGCTGCGGACGTACCTGGCTGGGCAGATTGCTCGGGCGTGTGCCATATTTTGTGTGGATGAGATAGTGATATTTGATGAGACGGGCGAAGGATCCAA AAGCGTGGAGGGGGAGTTTGAGGGAATTGGCAAGAAAGGCCACGCGTGCGTGCAGCTGGCTCGCATACTGCAGTACCTCGAATGTCCACA ATACTTGAGAAAATCGTTCTTCCCCAAACATCCAGATCTGCAGTTTGCAG GGCTTTTGAACCCCCTGGACAGTCCTCATCACGTGAGGATCGATGAAGAGTCTAAGTACCGGGAAGGAGTTGTGTTAGATCGACCCACCAAACCCAGCAGAGGCTCGTTCGTGAACTGTGGGATACGGAAG GAGGTGCAGATTGACAAGCAGCTGCAACCTGGACTCAGAGTCACCGTTCAGATGCAACCTGATAAACCAG ATAAAAAAGTTAGAAACGGAATTGTGGTCTCACCGCAGCATCCAAGGACAGAAGATGGCATGTACTGGGGGTACAGGGTGAGGCTGGCATCCTGTGTCA GTGCAGTTTTCACGGAATGTCCCTTTAAGGATGGCTATGACCTTACTATTGGCACCTCCGAGCGTGGGAGCGGCGTGGAGGATGTGACGCTGCCAGATTTCCA GCATGCTTTGGTTGTGTTTGGTGGACTTCAAGGGCTGGAAGCCAGCGTGGACAGCGACCAAAACCTGGACATAGAAGAACCTAGTATGTTGTTTAACCATTACCTGAACACGTGTCCGGGCCAGGGCAGTCGCACTATAAGAACAGAG GAAGCCATACTGATCTCTCTCACCGCATTAAAACCCAGAATAGAAAATGCCGTTCAGAAGCTCAAAGACAGCTGA